The Neorhizobium sp. NCHU2750 genome contains the following window.
TTGCCCGCAGGATCTCGTAGCTTTCCATTACCCGCGACAGCAATCTTGGCTTCAGTTGCTGATATTCCGACGCTTTCGCATTGCCTTCCACCCGGCCCTGAACCACGACCTGCGAGCCGATATCGCTTTGCGGCTTCAACAGAACCGGGTTCATGTGGACGCTGAGCGGCACACCCGCCGCCCGCGCCTGCAAGGCCTGCGCCCGGCCGATCTCACCACCATCGGCCGTCACGGCAGCATTGTTGGACATGTTCTGCGGCTTGAACGGCAAAACCTTGAGACCGCGCAGCGTAAACGCGCGCGCCAGGCCGGCGACGATCAGCGACTTGCCCACGTCCGAACCCGTTCCCTGGAACATCAGCGAGCGAGCAGCCATGGTTCAGAACTCGATACCGGCCTGGGCCTTCACCCCGGCCTTGAAATGGTGCTTGACCAGCGTCATCTCGGTGACGAGATCGGCAGCCTCGATCAGCGCCGGCTTGGCATTGCGGCCGGTCACGACCACATGCAGGTCGGGGCGCCGCGTCGCGAGCGAAGCAACGACGCTCTCAAGATCGAGATAGTCGTAACGCAGCGCGATATTGAGTTCGTCGAGAATGACGAGACCGATCGAGTCGTCGGCCATCAGGTCGAGCGCCTTGGCCCATGCCCTCTCGGCAGCGGCAATGTCCCGCTTGATATCCTGGGTTTCCCAGGTGAACCCCTCGCCCATCGTGTGCCAGACGACACGATCGCCGAATGTCGCAAGCGCCGGCTGTTCACCGGTCGACCAGGCGCCCTTGATGAACTGTACGATGCCGACGCGGCGATTATTGCCGAGCATGCGCAGCGCCAGCCCGAAGGCCGCCGTCGATTTGCCCTTGCCCGGTCCGGTATGGACGATGAGAAGCCCTTTTTCGACGGTTTTCTCGGCCACTTCCGCATCCTGAACAGCTTTGCGGTTGACCATCTTGGCGCGATGGCGCTCCTCAGTGGACTGATCGATATCCTTCAACCTGCTGCAAGCTCCTGCTTGGGTCCTGACCGGCGGCCGCAAAAGCAACCTGATCCAGCATATGGCCCTCATTCAAATCCGTTACGGAAAAACCGGGCGGTTGGCGAAGAGCCCGCCACGCCGCCTTGTGTCCGCAACCACCCTCGTGCGTCGGCGACGACTATAGGCAAATCCGTTGCCTCGGCAATCGCTTCTGCGACATTGACAGCACCCCGCGGGAGCGCTTACTTGATGGTTACGACGGTCTCTTGCCGGCAACGGCAAGGGCTAAGAGAGAATGCGGTGCGGATTCGGCGTCTTCGCTGGGATCCAATGCCGCGGCTGCCCCCGCAACTGTAGGCGGCGAGCCATCTTGCCAAAGACGCCACTGGAGAGATCCAACCTAGGAGATAGGGACCGGATCCATCTGGGAAGGCAGGCAGGTGGCGACGACCCGTGAGCCAGGAGACCTGCCGTTCCACATTCATGCTTTTCCGGGCGGGGTGCTCCGGGCAAGGCCTTGTTTTCACTGCAGGATGGTCCGCCACCTGTCGCGCACCCCGATTTTTTGAGAAACCCGGCGGTTTGCGGCCTGATGACGGATGAAGTGCAAAAAGACGATGGAAGTCTGGCCGACGACGGCAATGCCGGCGAGATCGACGTGACGATCTTCGTCTGCACCAATTGCCGCGAGTCAACCAACAGCACGGTCCGCCCCGGTGTCGCACTGATAGAGGCATTGAGAGAGGCGGCCGAAGGCAAGCCGCTTGCGATAAAGCCCGTCACCTGCCTTTCCAATTGCGACAAGGGGCCGAGCGCCGCCTTCAATCGCCGCTCCGGCTGGTCCTATGTGTTCGGCCATCTCTCGACCGAAAATGCCGACGACATCGTCACCGGCGCAATGATGCTGGCCGCCGACGAACGCGGCCTGCTTCCCCTTCGCAGCCGCCCGACATGCCTGCGCGGCAAGGGCATGACGGCCCGCATCCCCCCCTTCCATCATCACGAGGACATGCCTGCATGAGCGTCAATTCCGCCCCCAAGTTCGATCGCGTACCCTGCACCGTCGTCACCGGCTTTCTCGGTGCCGGCAAGACCACGCTGATCCGCAACCTGATCGAAAAGCTCGACGGCAAGCGGCTGGCCATCATCGTCAACGAATTCGGCGATGTCGGCATCGATGGCGAAGTGCTCAAAGGTTGCGGCATCGAAAGCTGCCCAGACGATAACATCATCGAGCTCGCAAACGGCTGCATCTGCTGCACGGTCGCAGACGATTTCGTCCCCGCGATCGACCAGATCCTCGCCCGCGAACCGCGCGTTGATCATATCCTGATCGAAACCTCGGGCCTCGCTCTGCCCAAGCCGCTCGTCCAGGCCTTCCAGTGGCCGGCCGTCAAGGCTCGCGTCACCGTCGATGGCGTCGTTGCCGTCGTCGATGGCGTGGCGCTGGCCGAAGGCCGTGTTGCCGACGACCATGTGGCGCTCGAAGCCCAGCGCGAGGCAGACGGCTCGATCGACCACGACGACCCGGTCGAGGAAGTCTTCGAGGATCAGGTTGCCTGCGCCGACATGATCGTGCTGACCAAGACCGACCTGCTCGATCAGGCGTCGCTCGCTGCCGCCAAGGGCCGTGTCCAGGCGCATCTGCCGCGCGCGGTGAAGATCGTGCCGGCTGCCAAGGGCGCCGTCGATCCGGGCGTGCTGATTGGCCTTGGCCTTGCTGTCGAGGACGATATCGAAAACCGCAAGACCCATCACGACGACGAGGAAGACCACGATCACGACGAATTCGACAGCTTCGTCATCGATCTTCCGGCCGTGACTGACGCGGAAGCTCTGGCAGAGCGTATCTCCGCCACGGCGGAAGCGGAAAACGTGCTGCGCATAAAGGGCTTCATCGACGTCGCGAACAAGCCGATGCGCCTGCAGGTTCAGGCAGTAGGATCGCGCGTGAACCATTATTTCGACCGCGCCTGGGCGCCCGGCGAAATCCGCCAGAGCCGCCTCGTCGTGATCGGCGAAAAGGGTATTGATCGCGCTGCAATCGAGAAGATGCTGGCGGCCTGAATCCCGCGCAAGGCAATTCCGGAATTGCGGCAGACAAAGGAAGAGGATGCATATACTCGCCACCACATCGTCGTCGCTCGACGATCTGATCGAACCGGTAGACCTCAATCAGTCGCCGGCCGATGTGGTGGTGCTGTCCTTTTCCGGCAGCGACCTGAACGGCGTTGCGGCGGGATGGGGTGAAGGCAGCCTCGCGCTCACCAATCTCTCCGACCTGCACCATCCCATGTCCGTCGATCTATGGCTGGACAAGACCGCATCCCATGCGAAGGTCATCCTCGTCCGCATTCTCGGCGGCTACGACCGCTGGGCCTATGGCGTGGACGAGCTTTCCCGCCTCGCAAGGCGCCGCAAGATAGCGCTCGCACTTCTACCGGGCGAATGCAGCATTCGCGATGAGCGCTTGGCCAGCGCGTCGACAATGTCTGATGAGACGCTGGCCGGCATCCTTGCCTGCTTCCGGGAGGGCGGGCCGGACAATATGCGGCTTCTGGCCCGACGGCTCTCGGCTCTGGCTGATGGCAGCACGGGCACGCTGCCCGCGGCACTGCCGATGCCGAAGGCGGGCTTCTACAAGCCGGGGCACGGCATTGCCGACGAAGAGGAGCTTCTGGCAGACCTCGCGGCGGCAGCGCCGCGCCTGCCGATCCTGTTCTATCGCTCCATGCTGCTTGCCAACGACGCCGCCCCGATCGACGCCCTGTTTGCAGCGCTTGGGGCACGCGGCTTCGCGCCGGTGCCGGTCTTTGTCAGCGGGCTGAAGGATCAGGAGGCAATCTCCTTTGTCGAGGCAACGATCGCAAGGCTCGGCGCCGCAGCGATCCTGACCACCACCGCCTTCGCCAGCGGTACAGATGCCAATAGCGACACGCTTTTCGATCGCACCGGCATTCCCGTCTTCCAGATCGTCGTCGCCACGACGCGGCGGGACGGCTGGGCCGAAGGAAGGCGCGGCTTGAACCCGGCCGATCTCGCCATGCATGTCGTGCTGCCGGAACTCGATGGCCGCATTCTCGCCGGCGCTATCTCTTTCAAGCAGGGCGACAATTCCGCCGCCCTCTTCAACCAACCAGAACCCGACCGGGTGGAGCAGGTGGCGGATCGCATCGCCTCTTTCCTGCGGATGAAGATGGCGGCACCGGCAGAACGCCGGGTCGTCATCATGATGCCGGACTATCCGAGCACACCGGGCCGTACCGGCTACGCCGTGGGGCTAGACGTACCGCAAAGCGTGCTGTCCATGCTGCACGAACTCTCGCAGGCCGGCTATTCGGTTTTGGATATGCCGGCGACGCCGAAAGATCTGCTGGACCGTCTTGGCCGGCAGACGGGTGCTCTGCCGGTCGAGGAATACATTCCCGCCCCCGGCACCGAGGCGGCCTGGGGTTCAGCGCGGGATGATGGCGACATAGAAGACGGTGCCTGGCGTTTTCGCG
Protein-coding sequences here:
- a CDS encoding DUF1636 domain-containing protein, translating into MTDEVQKDDGSLADDGNAGEIDVTIFVCTNCRESTNSTVRPGVALIEALREAAEGKPLAIKPVTCLSNCDKGPSAAFNRRSGWSYVFGHLSTENADDIVTGAMMLAADERGLLPLRSRPTCLRGKGMTARIPPFHHHEDMPA
- the cobO gene encoding cob(I)yrinic acid a,c-diamide adenosyltransferase, which encodes MKDIDQSTEERHRAKMVNRKAVQDAEVAEKTVEKGLLIVHTGPGKGKSTAAFGLALRMLGNNRRVGIVQFIKGAWSTGEQPALATFGDRVVWHTMGEGFTWETQDIKRDIAAAERAWAKALDLMADDSIGLVILDELNIALRYDYLDLESVVASLATRRPDLHVVVTGRNAKPALIEAADLVTEMTLVKHHFKAGVKAQAGIEF
- the cobW gene encoding cobalamin biosynthesis protein CobW — translated: MSVNSAPKFDRVPCTVVTGFLGAGKTTLIRNLIEKLDGKRLAIIVNEFGDVGIDGEVLKGCGIESCPDDNIIELANGCICCTVADDFVPAIDQILAREPRVDHILIETSGLALPKPLVQAFQWPAVKARVTVDGVVAVVDGVALAEGRVADDHVALEAQREADGSIDHDDPVEEVFEDQVACADMIVLTKTDLLDQASLAAAKGRVQAHLPRAVKIVPAAKGAVDPGVLIGLGLAVEDDIENRKTHHDDEEDHDHDEFDSFVIDLPAVTDAEALAERISATAEAENVLRIKGFIDVANKPMRLQVQAVGSRVNHYFDRAWAPGEIRQSRLVVIGEKGIDRAAIEKMLAA